In the Haloferula helveola genome, one interval contains:
- a CDS encoding gluconokinase, which translates to MAAEIQGRAEDRGPSLSDRLVVAGVSGCGKSTVGSALAERMGCEFLDADDFHPPENRRKMESGMPLTDADRWPWLEKLGVELAKRDRVVLACSALKRGYRDRLRSAVADLDFVVLSVPRTELEHRMERRDHFMPASLLDSQLTDLEVGEDVRVIENVGPVGDVVARIFDGR; encoded by the coding sequence ATGGCGGCCGAGATTCAGGGGCGAGCTGAAGATCGCGGCCCGTCTTTGTCGGACCGTTTGGTGGTTGCCGGCGTCAGCGGCTGCGGCAAGTCGACGGTCGGCTCGGCGTTGGCGGAGCGGATGGGATGCGAGTTTCTCGATGCGGACGATTTCCATCCTCCGGAGAACCGCCGGAAGATGGAATCGGGCATGCCGCTGACGGATGCCGACCGGTGGCCGTGGCTGGAAAAGCTGGGAGTGGAGTTGGCGAAACGGGACCGCGTCGTGCTGGCATGCTCCGCGCTGAAACGGGGGTATCGTGATCGACTGAGATCGGCGGTGGCGGATTTGGATTTTGTCGTCTTGAGCGTGCCGCGCACCGAACTCGAGCATCGGATGGAGCGCCGCGATCATTTCATGCCGGCGAGCTTGCTGGATTCCCAACTGACGGATCTCGAGGTCGGGGAGGACGTGCGGGTCATCGAAAACGTCGGTCCGGTGGGCGATGTCGTGGCGCGGATCTTCGACGGCCGCTGA
- a CDS encoding adenylate/guanylate cyclase domain-containing protein, with protein MTIEEQLKEALRSVQRDNIHRMNRLRVFGVAGFAVISAIAAYLLDSRDLQWKTGWTTMLMGTSAYALMAMILYLGSRLYRGFRQVSRWAVPLVDIPIIVALQYIQIEDSTNKEAIAQFTLSVLVCCSLLSAFTLDLRQLGIAIGVAAAGQMFVGFAGGVSMAGQMAALVVFALVGWICLFAGRNRVELLTRITRANARRARLQRYFSPGVAELLEKQEDDMLCEGSECELTVVFTDIRGFTRLSEALESRDIIHFLNLYHARMVQAVFEHGGTLDKYLGDGLMIYFNAPVQQNDHALRAVKCAMAMKREIAAINTERSWHGEDQLRIGIGIHSGQAVLGDIGAPHRREFTAIGDTVNLASRIEELTKEVGHDVLVSQATFEQVRDDFAWTSIGSVPVPGRKEPVEVYAPGISFQPER; from the coding sequence ATGACCATCGAGGAACAGCTGAAAGAGGCTCTGCGGAGCGTCCAGCGGGACAACATCCACCGGATGAACCGGCTCCGGGTGTTCGGCGTCGCGGGATTCGCGGTGATTTCCGCCATCGCCGCCTACCTCCTCGACTCCAGGGACCTCCAATGGAAAACCGGATGGACCACGATGCTGATGGGTACCTCTGCCTACGCGTTGATGGCGATGATCCTCTACCTGGGCTCACGGCTCTACCGCGGGTTTCGCCAAGTCAGCCGATGGGCGGTGCCACTGGTCGACATCCCGATCATCGTCGCCCTCCAATACATTCAGATCGAGGACTCAACCAACAAGGAGGCGATCGCCCAGTTCACGCTCTCCGTTCTCGTCTGCTGCTCCCTGCTTTCAGCGTTCACTCTCGACCTGCGGCAACTCGGAATCGCCATCGGGGTCGCGGCCGCCGGGCAGATGTTCGTCGGCTTCGCCGGCGGCGTCTCGATGGCGGGACAAATGGCGGCCCTCGTCGTGTTCGCGCTCGTCGGATGGATCTGCCTGTTCGCCGGACGCAACCGTGTCGAACTCCTGACCCGCATCACGCGCGCGAACGCGAGGAGGGCACGGCTCCAGCGCTACTTCTCACCCGGCGTCGCCGAGCTGTTGGAAAAACAGGAAGACGACATGCTGTGCGAAGGAAGCGAGTGCGAGCTGACCGTTGTCTTTACCGACATCCGCGGCTTCACCCGGCTGTCGGAAGCACTCGAAAGCCGGGACATCATCCACTTCCTCAATCTCTACCATGCCCGCATGGTGCAAGCGGTATTCGAACACGGCGGGACCCTCGACAAGTACCTCGGTGATGGCCTAATGATCTACTTCAACGCGCCCGTCCAACAGAACGACCACGCGCTGCGCGCGGTCAAATGCGCCATGGCGATGAAGCGCGAGATTGCGGCGATCAACACCGAGCGTTCGTGGCACGGCGAGGACCAGCTCCGGATCGGGATCGGCATCCATAGCGGGCAGGCCGTCCTCGGCGACATCGGCGCGCCCCACCGCCGCGAGTTCACCGCCATCGGCGACACGGTCAACCTCGCCAGCCGCATCGAGGAACTGACCAAGGAAGTCGGGCATGACGTGCTCGTTTCCCAAGCGACCTTCGAGCAGGTGCGCGACGACTTCGCGTGGACCTCCATCGGGTCGGTTCCGGTGCCCGGCCGCAAGGAGCCGGTCGAAGTCTACGCGCCGGGCATCTCGTTCCAGCCGGAACGCTGA
- a CDS encoding fructose-bisphosphatase class III — MSEWIHRVLAERFPTIESAVSEIAALKAQLVLPKGVIHVISDIHGEAKKLRHVINNASGRLRPLVEELFSEKLSDDEFREFLNVLYYPAEILQLKEDELKDDAARNAWVMKTLTRQFELIRVMIRERRRKTVKLLAPKEHRELFEVLLNYPAGGHASVFLEVQLEEMVRRRLAFSAIRSASRFIRNLTVEETIVAGDLGDRGPRLDRVVDYLQRQPNVSLIWGNHDVAWMGACLGNESLIALVLRISLRYRRLYQLEEGYGLLTKALELLAETAYADDPAEHFMSKREGERDPLLIARMHKAAAILEFKLEGQMIERHPEWQMDDRNLLRKIDFEQSTVDLGGEIHPLRDSFLPTIDPADPNRLSEEEQQCIDRLKESFTTSPRLWQHTKWMAERGCMAMVRDRAVIFHACLAVDEDGGYLPLEIDGEECRGPEQFEALNRLIKRAFRAGAQATEEDLDWFYYLWAGPKSPLFGKDRMATFETYFVADKSTHKETKNPWFRWIHDFGFCNRICKQMGVEEGGIIVNGHVPVRVEKGESPLKGGGNAVTIDGAFSEAYGDRGYTLILGPEGEVLAEHHAFPDPVAAVREGGDLIPKMTLLRGYERPRQVGDTEQGDGIRARIRALEELVEAYENGDLQEGGS; from the coding sequence ATGTCCGAGTGGATCCACCGTGTCCTTGCCGAGCGCTTCCCGACGATTGAGTCGGCGGTTTCCGAGATCGCGGCGCTGAAGGCGCAGCTGGTCCTGCCGAAAGGGGTGATCCACGTGATCTCGGACATTCATGGCGAGGCGAAGAAGCTTCGCCATGTGATCAACAACGCGTCGGGCCGGCTGCGCCCGCTGGTGGAGGAGCTGTTTTCCGAAAAGCTGAGCGACGACGAGTTTCGCGAGTTCCTCAACGTCCTCTACTACCCCGCCGAGATCCTCCAACTGAAGGAGGACGAGCTGAAGGACGACGCGGCCCGCAACGCATGGGTCATGAAGACCCTGACGCGGCAGTTCGAACTGATCCGCGTGATGATCCGCGAGCGGCGCCGCAAGACGGTGAAGCTGCTGGCACCGAAAGAGCACCGCGAGCTGTTCGAGGTCCTGCTGAACTATCCCGCGGGGGGGCATGCGTCCGTCTTTCTCGAGGTGCAGCTTGAGGAAATGGTCCGCCGCCGCCTCGCCTTTTCCGCGATCCGCAGTGCGTCGAGATTCATCCGCAATCTGACGGTGGAGGAAACGATCGTCGCCGGCGACCTTGGCGATCGGGGACCGCGGCTCGACCGGGTGGTCGACTACCTGCAGCGTCAGCCGAATGTCTCGCTCATCTGGGGCAACCACGATGTGGCCTGGATGGGCGCCTGCCTTGGCAATGAGTCGCTGATCGCGCTGGTGCTGCGGATCTCGCTCCGCTACCGGCGCCTCTACCAACTGGAGGAAGGCTACGGGCTGCTAACCAAGGCGCTCGAGCTGCTCGCGGAGACGGCCTATGCCGACGATCCGGCCGAGCATTTCATGTCGAAGCGCGAGGGCGAGCGCGACCCGTTGCTGATCGCCCGCATGCACAAGGCGGCGGCGATTCTCGAGTTCAAGCTCGAGGGCCAGATGATCGAGCGGCATCCGGAGTGGCAGATGGACGACCGCAATCTGCTGCGGAAGATCGATTTCGAACAAAGTACGGTGGATCTCGGAGGTGAGATTCATCCGCTGCGCGATTCATTCCTGCCGACCATCGATCCAGCCGACCCGAACCGGCTGTCGGAAGAGGAACAGCAATGCATCGACCGGCTGAAGGAGTCGTTCACCACCTCGCCGAGGCTGTGGCAGCACACCAAGTGGATGGCCGAGCGGGGTTGCATGGCGATGGTCCGGGACCGTGCCGTGATCTTCCATGCCTGTCTCGCGGTGGATGAGGACGGCGGGTATCTGCCGTTGGAGATCGATGGCGAGGAGTGCCGCGGACCCGAGCAGTTCGAGGCCTTGAACCGGCTGATCAAGAGGGCCTTCCGGGCCGGCGCGCAGGCGACCGAGGAGGACCTCGACTGGTTCTACTATCTCTGGGCAGGTCCGAAATCGCCGCTGTTCGGCAAGGACCGGATGGCGACCTTCGAGACCTACTTTGTCGCCGACAAATCGACGCACAAGGAGACGAAGAATCCGTGGTTCCGCTGGATTCACGACTTCGGATTCTGCAACCGGATCTGCAAGCAGATGGGAGTCGAGGAGGGTGGGATCATCGTCAACGGCCACGTTCCCGTAAGGGTCGAGAAGGGTGAGAGCCCGCTCAAGGGAGGGGGCAACGCCGTGACGATCGACGGAGCGTTCTCCGAAGCGTATGGCGACCGCGGCTACACCCTGATCCTCGGCCCGGAGGGCGAGGTGCTGGCCGAACACCATGCCTTTCCCGACCCGGTGGCGGCGGTCCGGGAGGGAGGAGACCTCATCCCAAAGATGACGCTCCTGCGCGGCTACGAAAGGCCACGTCAGGTCGGCGATACCGAGCAGGGTGACGGAATCCGCGCCCGGATCCGCGCGCTTGAAGAACTGGTCGAGGCCTACGAAAACGGCGACCTCCAGGAAGGCGGGAGTTGA
- a CDS encoding DUF1080 domain-containing protein, with product MTKLPLLAIAGLLIAGLCPAAEEGFVSIFDGKTFDGWKISGKQEAFKVEDGAIVANGTPSHCFYMGKEGDAKFKDFELRLEVMTKPNSNGGVYFHTQWQEQGWPGKGYEVQVNNTQKDWRKSGGLYAVVDNKEPFEDDTWMQYVVRVEDGVINVTINGKQLVKDFKPEGKQDKLAKDGGTFALQAHDPGSTVLYKNIRVKALD from the coding sequence ATGACCAAGCTCCCTTTGCTCGCCATTGCAGGACTCCTCATCGCCGGCCTTTGCCCGGCTGCGGAGGAAGGTTTCGTTTCGATTTTCGATGGCAAGACCTTCGACGGCTGGAAGATCTCCGGAAAACAGGAGGCCTTCAAAGTCGAGGACGGGGCGATCGTTGCCAACGGGACACCGTCCCACTGCTTCTACATGGGCAAGGAGGGCGACGCGAAGTTCAAGGACTTCGAACTGCGGCTCGAGGTGATGACCAAGCCGAACTCGAACGGCGGCGTGTATTTCCACACCCAGTGGCAGGAGCAGGGCTGGCCGGGCAAGGGCTACGAGGTGCAGGTGAACAACACCCAGAAGGACTGGCGGAAGTCGGGCGGGCTCTACGCCGTGGTCGATAACAAGGAGCCGTTCGAGGACGACACCTGGATGCAGTACGTGGTCCGCGTCGAGGACGGTGTCATCAACGTCACGATCAACGGCAAGCAGCTGGTCAAGGACTTCAAGCCCGAGGGCAAGCAGGACAAGCTGGCCAAGGACGGCGGAACTTTCGCGCTGCAGGCCCACGACCCGGGCAGCACGGTGCTCTACAAGAACATCCGGGTGAAAGCGCTGGACTGA
- a CDS encoding MFS transporter produces MTSLIRRSGPFAHRNARLFVLFRVLYNARAYYPILAIFFTDLGLTLDQFVMLNFIWAAAIFLLEVPSGALADTLGRKRLLVISSAIMVVEMGILLFAPKDGGWLLLALCGLNRFLSGASEAAASGADEAIAYDSIPEEGRESAWDEVMATTMRWQAVGFLIAMSIGGLMYDPSWLLNLFPGFSFSESAAHRLPVALVFCQAILCLVITLRLEEQGHGDDKVGESCSSALHLTLRTAKHAFTTPKIAMVIVGGLLVDSVIRNFATINSEYYRLIGIPEWTFGFVGSAIAVGNWFVPGIAKRVNHRFPPLSALAIAGGVAIVALAALVPAWPWFGLLPAILLMSLLGFIGFTVSRFLHGVADSSQRATLLSVKGLAFNLGYGLWSLAFSLLLAGMRDRGDDAGAFQAALLWQVGIVAALVIPYFAWAKWKERRAA; encoded by the coding sequence GTGACCTCGCTGATCCGCCGCAGCGGCCCCTTCGCCCACCGCAACGCGCGGCTGTTCGTGCTTTTCCGGGTGCTCTACAACGCGCGGGCCTACTACCCGATCCTCGCGATCTTCTTCACCGACCTCGGTCTCACGCTCGACCAGTTCGTGATGCTGAACTTCATCTGGGCGGCGGCGATTTTCCTGCTCGAGGTTCCATCCGGCGCCCTCGCCGACACGCTCGGTCGCAAGCGGCTGCTGGTCATCTCGTCCGCGATCATGGTCGTGGAAATGGGCATCCTGCTTTTCGCTCCGAAGGACGGCGGCTGGCTGCTGCTCGCCTTGTGCGGGCTCAACCGCTTCCTTTCCGGCGCTTCGGAGGCGGCAGCGAGCGGAGCCGACGAGGCGATCGCCTACGACTCGATCCCCGAGGAAGGTCGGGAAAGCGCGTGGGACGAGGTGATGGCGACCACCATGCGCTGGCAGGCGGTGGGCTTCCTGATCGCGATGAGTATCGGCGGACTGATGTATGACCCGTCGTGGCTCCTGAATCTGTTCCCCGGCTTTTCGTTCTCGGAGTCCGCCGCCCACCGATTGCCGGTCGCGCTCGTCTTTTGCCAGGCGATCCTGTGCCTCGTCATTACGCTGCGATTGGAGGAGCAAGGGCACGGTGACGACAAGGTCGGCGAGAGCTGCAGCTCCGCGCTGCACCTGACGTTGCGAACCGCCAAGCACGCCTTCACCACGCCGAAGATCGCGATGGTGATCGTCGGCGGCCTGCTGGTCGACTCGGTCATCCGCAACTTCGCCACCATCAACAGCGAGTACTACCGGTTGATCGGCATCCCCGAGTGGACCTTCGGCTTCGTCGGCTCGGCGATCGCGGTCGGCAACTGGTTCGTTCCGGGCATCGCGAAACGCGTGAACCACCGCTTCCCGCCGCTTTCCGCCCTGGCGATCGCCGGCGGCGTGGCGATCGTCGCCCTCGCGGCGCTGGTTCCGGCATGGCCGTGGTTCGGACTGCTGCCGGCCATCCTGCTGATGTCGCTGCTCGGCTTCATCGGCTTCACGGTCAGCCGCTTCCTCCACGGGGTTGCGGATTCCTCCCAACGCGCCACGCTGCTCAGCGTGAAAGGGCTCGCGTTCAACCTCGGCTACGGACTGTGGTCGCTCGCCTTCTCGCTGCTGCTCGCCGGAATGCGCGACCGCGGAGATGACGCGGGCGCGTTCCAAGCCGCGCTGCTTTGGCAGGTCGGGATCGTCGCCGCCCTCGTCATCCCCTACTTTGCTTGGGCGAAATGGAAGGAAAGGAGGGCCGCGTGA
- a CDS encoding alpha/beta hydrolase, protein MKPILLLFAAALVSCAATIEDVPYVENGHELQKLDIHAPLRKSESPRPVVVAIHGGGWAFGDKSNSGFLRPKTGWFKRHGFVVVSVNYRLSPEVTHPGHIEDVCKAIAWVEKNIAKHGGDPQQIYLIGHSAGAHLAALAAVDQTRLKKAGGDPAAIRGVILIDGACYDVPRQMRSGTPFAKDDGMYAKAFTTDTKVQRDASPASKVTAKPPPFLILHVKNRRDSTEQSEILARALRKKGGKVVVEGIYGKNHMTINSSFGLPDDATTKAAAQFLGLDE, encoded by the coding sequence ATGAAACCGATTCTCCTCCTGTTCGCCGCGGCGCTGGTTTCATGCGCCGCGACCATCGAGGACGTGCCCTACGTCGAGAACGGCCACGAGTTGCAGAAGCTCGACATTCACGCCCCGTTGCGGAAATCGGAGAGCCCGCGGCCCGTGGTCGTGGCCATCCACGGCGGCGGCTGGGCCTTCGGCGACAAGTCGAACAGCGGTTTCCTGCGGCCGAAGACCGGCTGGTTCAAACGGCATGGATTCGTCGTCGTCTCCGTGAACTACCGGCTCTCCCCGGAAGTCACCCACCCCGGCCACATCGAGGATGTTTGCAAGGCGATCGCGTGGGTGGAAAAGAACATCGCGAAACACGGCGGAGACCCGCAGCAGATCTACCTGATCGGTCACTCGGCAGGTGCCCACCTCGCGGCTCTGGCGGCGGTCGACCAGACACGCCTGAAGAAAGCCGGAGGCGACCCGGCCGCCATCCGCGGAGTCATCCTCATCGACGGTGCTTGCTACGACGTCCCTCGCCAGATGCGCAGCGGCACGCCCTTTGCCAAGGACGACGGGATGTATGCCAAGGCGTTCACCACCGATACCAAGGTCCAGCGCGACGCGTCGCCGGCTTCAAAGGTGACGGCCAAGCCGCCGCCCTTCCTCATCCTGCATGTGAAGAACCGCCGCGATTCGACCGAGCAATCCGAGATCCTCGCCCGCGCCTTGCGCAAGAAGGGCGGCAAGGTCGTGGTCGAGGGGATCTACGGCAAGAACCACATGACCATCAACAGCAGCTTCGGGCTCCCCGACGACGCCACCACCAAGGCCGCTGCCCAGTTCCTCGGGCTGGACGAGTGA
- a CDS encoding glycerophosphodiester phosphodiesterase — MRISLTLAIVACLPLLSHAAEPLIVAHRGASKAAPENTLPAFRLAWKLGADAIEGDFHLTKDKRIVCIHDADTKKVSSRNLVVSRSTLAELKELDVGSFHGEKFKGTRVPTLSEVVATVPDGKQIFIEIKCGPEIVPFLLKQLEASSLRHEQIVIISFKEEVIRQVKSQSPEYEAFWLCAFKTDKEGAVKPGVDEVLQKLAAIGADGLSSNSRIAESFIEAVKAKGYQWHVWTVDDPDEARRMESLGVESITTNVPGLIRQSLTEAAGASGR, encoded by the coding sequence ATGAGAATCTCACTCACACTGGCGATCGTCGCCTGCCTCCCGCTTCTAAGTCACGCGGCCGAGCCGCTGATCGTGGCGCATCGTGGGGCCTCAAAGGCCGCTCCGGAAAACACGCTTCCTGCCTTCCGGCTGGCGTGGAAGCTCGGAGCCGACGCGATCGAGGGAGACTTTCACCTCACCAAGGACAAGCGGATCGTGTGCATCCACGATGCCGACACCAAGAAGGTCTCGTCCAGGAACCTCGTGGTCAGCCGCTCGACTCTGGCGGAGCTGAAGGAACTGGATGTCGGCTCATTTCACGGAGAGAAGTTCAAGGGAACCAGAGTCCCCACCCTGTCCGAGGTCGTCGCGACGGTTCCCGACGGGAAGCAGATCTTCATCGAAATCAAGTGCGGCCCCGAGATCGTGCCGTTCCTGCTGAAGCAGCTCGAAGCCTCATCCCTCAGGCACGAACAGATCGTCATCATCTCATTCAAAGAGGAGGTGATCCGACAGGTGAAAAGCCAATCGCCCGAATACGAAGCCTTCTGGCTGTGTGCGTTCAAGACCGACAAGGAGGGGGCGGTCAAACCCGGCGTTGATGAGGTACTTCAGAAGTTGGCAGCCATCGGGGCCGACGGCCTCAGTTCGAACTCACGTATCGCCGAGTCCTTCATCGAAGCCGTGAAAGCGAAGGGCTACCAGTGGCACGTCTGGACCGTGGATGATCCGGACGAAGCACGACGGATGGAGAGTCTCGGCGTCGAATCCATCACCACCAACGTCCCCGGGCTCATCCGCCAGTCCTTGACCGAAGCGGCAGGCGCGTCCGGACGCTAG
- a CDS encoding cupin domain-containing protein: protein MEVRALAEQPPFTTKDGSTIRSILDLSNAPVDKQSLAEATIPAGGETERHWHKDSEEFYFILSGTGSMEIDGETREVGEGDGILIPAGAWHQIKAASDLRFLCCCAPPYRHEDTYFE from the coding sequence ATGGAAGTCCGCGCCCTTGCCGAGCAGCCGCCGTTCACGACCAAGGACGGATCGACGATCCGCAGCATTCTCGATCTGTCGAACGCGCCGGTCGATAAGCAGAGCTTGGCCGAGGCGACGATCCCCGCGGGTGGTGAGACCGAGCGTCACTGGCACAAGGACAGCGAGGAGTTCTATTTCATCCTCAGCGGCACCGGCAGCATGGAGATCGACGGCGAAACCCGTGAGGTCGGCGAGGGAGACGGCATCCTCATTCCCGCTGGCGCCTGGCATCAGATCAAGGCGGCGAGCGATCTGCGTTTCCTCTGCTGCTGCGCTCCGCCGTACCGGCACGAGGACACTTACTTCGAGTGA
- a CDS encoding septal ring lytic transglycosylase RlpA family protein, with product MTRNTIPAMLALVGALLTTSCATQANVSKKNTTGRTEWKVKAIQQGKASWYGIRCNGGTATASGERLSNSAATAAHKTLPMGTKVRVINLDNGKSEIVKINDRGPYIHGRIIDVTEGVAKRLGFYSRGIVHVKVEVLEKPQIEDGANG from the coding sequence ATGACCCGGAACACCATCCCCGCCATGCTCGCCCTCGTGGGAGCCCTGCTTACGACCTCGTGCGCCACCCAGGCGAACGTCTCGAAGAAGAACACCACCGGTCGCACCGAGTGGAAAGTGAAGGCCATCCAGCAAGGCAAGGCCTCTTGGTACGGTATCCGTTGCAACGGCGGCACCGCGACCGCCAGCGGCGAACGCCTCTCGAACAGCGCCGCCACTGCCGCCCACAAGACCCTGCCGATGGGCACCAAGGTCCGCGTGATCAACCTCGACAACGGCAAGTCCGAGATCGTGAAGATCAACGACCGCGGCCCCTACATCCACGGCCGCATCATCGACGTCACCGAAGGCGTTGCCAAGCGCCTCGGTTTCTACAGCCGCGGCATCGTCCACGTGAAGGTGGAGGTGCTCGAAAAGCCGCAGATCGAGGACGGCGCGAACGGCTGA
- a CDS encoding sodium-translocating pyrophosphatase produces MQQLLTDHGVVVSILFGALSLAAAAVLIRSVLSADNGNSKMVEIAKAVQDGASAYLHRQVVAVALISVLVFAGIWLLRDTATALGFVVGAVCSLAAGYIGMTIAVRANVRTAQAASKSAHTALQVAFNGGAVTGLLVVGLGLISVGGFYLIVLKTSENPKVAIDSLVGLALGSSLISVFARLGGGIYTKAADVGADLVGKIEQQLDEDDPRNPATIADNVGDNVGDCAGMAADVFETYAVSLIGGVLVGFLTAAGYEQALTYPFVICGIAIIGALLGIGFVNFTKLDATRSLVGGVIISGVVTALLLFPVTRAMFPEAMIINGKTVGSNQLFLCLLVGIVMTYASVWITNYFTSTFHKPVRKIAKASETGHATNIIAGISTGHHATLVPVLCIVASIWICYSQADLYGIAIAVVSMLSLSGIIISLDAFGPITDNAGGIAVMSGLDPKVREITDGLDAVGNTMKAVTKGYAIASAGLAAMVLFGSYVEELKAHLGGIYVFDLMNHKVMIGLFVGGLLPFSFTAYAMDAVGNAAGAVVNEVRRQIDKFPGILKGTETPDYGQCVDIVTKAALKQMVLPALLPVIFVVAMAFLGPEALGGVLVGTIVTGLFVGISMTSAGGAWDNAKKYIEDGNHGGKGSLAHAASVTGDTVGDPYKDTAGPAVNPMIKVVNILAILIIPIIFEASKH; encoded by the coding sequence ATGCAACAACTCCTGACCGACCACGGAGTGGTCGTCTCCATCCTCTTCGGTGCCCTCAGCCTCGCTGCCGCGGCGGTCCTGATCCGCTCGGTGCTCAGTGCCGACAATGGCAATTCCAAGATGGTCGAGATCGCCAAGGCGGTCCAGGACGGTGCTTCCGCCTACCTCCACCGGCAGGTGGTCGCGGTCGCCCTGATATCCGTGCTGGTGTTCGCCGGGATCTGGCTGCTGCGCGACACCGCCACGGCACTCGGTTTCGTGGTCGGGGCGGTTTGCTCGCTGGCGGCAGGTTACATCGGGATGACCATCGCGGTCCGCGCCAACGTCCGCACGGCCCAAGCCGCGTCGAAGAGCGCCCACACCGCCCTCCAGGTCGCTTTCAACGGCGGAGCGGTGACCGGCCTGCTGGTGGTCGGACTCGGGCTGATCTCGGTCGGTGGTTTCTACCTCATCGTGTTGAAAACGTCCGAGAATCCAAAGGTCGCGATCGACTCGCTGGTCGGCCTCGCACTCGGCAGCTCCCTGATCAGCGTGTTCGCCCGGCTCGGCGGCGGAATCTACACCAAGGCGGCCGACGTCGGCGCCGACCTGGTCGGCAAGATCGAGCAGCAGCTCGATGAGGACGACCCGCGCAATCCCGCGACCATCGCCGACAACGTCGGCGACAATGTCGGTGACTGCGCCGGCATGGCGGCCGACGTGTTCGAGACCTACGCGGTCAGCCTGATCGGCGGTGTTCTGGTCGGCTTCCTGACTGCCGCCGGCTACGAGCAGGCGCTCACCTACCCGTTCGTCATCTGCGGCATCGCGATCATCGGTGCCCTGCTCGGAATCGGGTTCGTCAATTTCACCAAACTCGACGCCACCCGCTCGCTGGTCGGCGGCGTGATCATCAGCGGCGTGGTCACCGCGCTCCTGCTGTTCCCGGTCACCCGGGCGATGTTCCCCGAAGCGATGATCATCAACGGCAAGACGGTCGGCAGCAACCAGCTGTTCCTCTGCCTGCTGGTCGGCATCGTGATGACCTACGCCTCGGTATGGATCACGAACTACTTCACATCCACCTTCCACAAGCCGGTCCGCAAGATCGCGAAAGCGAGTGAGACGGGTCACGCGACCAACATCATCGCCGGCATCAGCACCGGCCACCACGCGACGCTCGTGCCGGTGCTGTGCATCGTCGCCTCGATCTGGATCTGCTACTCGCAAGCCGACCTCTACGGCATCGCGATCGCGGTGGTCAGCATGCTGAGCCTTTCGGGCATCATCATCTCGCTCGATGCCTTCGGCCCGATCACCGACAATGCCGGTGGCATCGCGGTGATGAGCGGCCTCGATCCCAAGGTGCGTGAGATCACCGACGGTCTCGACGCGGTCGGCAACACCATGAAGGCCGTGACCAAGGGCTACGCGATCGCCTCCGCAGGCCTCGCCGCGATGGTCCTGTTCGGCTCCTACGTCGAGGAGCTCAAGGCCCACCTCGGCGGCATCTACGTCTTCGACCTGATGAACCACAAGGTCATGATCGGCCTCTTCGTCGGTGGCCTGCTGCCCTTCTCATTCACCGCCTACGCGATGGATGCGGTCGGCAATGCGGCCGGCGCGGTGGTCAACGAGGTCCGGCGCCAGATCGACAAGTTTCCCGGCATCCTCAAGGGCACCGAAACGCCCGACTACGGCCAGTGCGTGGACATCGTGACCAAGGCCGCACTGAAGCAAATGGTGCTGCCCGCCCTGCTCCCGGTGATCTTCGTCGTCGCGATGGCTTTCCTCGGCCCCGAGGCTCTCGGAGGTGTGCTTGTCGGCACCATCGTGACCGGCCTCTTCGTCGGCATTTCGATGACCTCGGCGGGAGGCGCCTGGGACAACGCGAAGAAATACATCGAGGATGGCAACCACGGCGGAAAGGGATCGCTGGCCCACGCCGCAAGCGTGACTGGCGATACCGTCGGCGACCCCTACAAGGACACCGCAGGTCCGGCGGTGAATCCGATGATCAAGGTCGTCAACATCCTCGCGATCCTGATCATCCCGATCATCTTCGAAGCCTCGAAGCACTGA